The bacterium genome includes a window with the following:
- a CDS encoding TetR/AcrR family transcriptional regulator — translation MEDAVDYAGRDWNHESTRDRIFSTAKRLFSKNGFTGTSIRDITEEAGVNVAAVNYHFGGKENLYLEILAERTKYWQGARMEAISRAVEGTDNPKAALEAGIRAFVRFNLASIVSSEDCAEDCALFFREISSPGLGFEIIMRELIAPTRKAIHDLLAGVIPGITQESSFLVLSSMIGQMTHFVRSRRVVTKALGREYDAELIDKICEHIVAFSMGGLRAYGVE, via the coding sequence TTGGAAGACGCCGTAGACTACGCCGGGCGGGACTGGAATCACGAGTCCACCCGCGACCGCATATTTTCAACCGCAAAGAGACTTTTCTCGAAAAACGGTTTTACCGGAACCTCCATACGCGACATAACCGAGGAGGCCGGGGTAAACGTCGCGGCGGTCAATTACCACTTCGGCGGCAAGGAGAACCTCTACCTTGAGATACTCGCCGAAAGGACTAAATACTGGCAGGGCGCAAGAATGGAAGCCATTTCCAGGGCGGTTGAGGGGACGGACAACCCCAAAGCCGCTCTTGAAGCCGGTATACGCGCCTTTGTCCGCTTCAACCTCGCTTCGATCGTCTCCAGCGAGGACTGCGCCGAGGACTGTGCCCTCTTTTTCCGGGAGATATCGTCTCCCGGCCTCGGTTTTGAAATCATAATGAGAGAGCTCATAGCGCCCACCCGGAAGGCGATTCACGACCTCCTCGCCGGAGTGATTCCGGGCATAACGCAGGAATCCTCCTTCCTCGTCCTTTCTTCGATGATCGGGCAGATGACCCATTTCGTGCGCTCCCGCCGGGTCGTGACAAAGGCTCTGGGGCGCGAGTACGACGCCGAACTGATCGACAAAATCTGTGAACACATCGTCGCCTTCTCGATGGGCGGACTTCGCGCATACGGGGTTGAATGA
- a CDS encoding transporter substrate-binding domain-containing protein has product MKKFFSSVVFLLCVFLLFPALASAQSTLDKIKAKGVIVAGVLNDSPPFSFIDINGAIIGLDPSYLTAVAARLGVSLQLVAVNPSDRLKALLEGQVDILAGNLTRDPVRGLAMDFSKTYLITGQGFLGRKGEVKELKDIFGKKLGVVVGTPSETCARNVCVNVDIVPFDNYGQALAALVNREIVAISTDQAILADLMQALPSDEFEISDLLISEQHYVFGARKGDTAFLDRINSIIDELDKSGEADSIWNKWFTQIGDRPPAAYGSIVRKAAKPPRYLAVGLSGSFIPKAVVAVYNLDGDFIGNGQVSSVIGDQVYLDVDTPIYQLVMPGFLVTQNVSTEVAKKLTSHKEGALQAVKEQSEKDAAEIQARIEKEGDEKIKRDQEMSMERERNRMQIERERRLYFMQLRLLRNIPSSRFGGSGELRIFRGVEE; this is encoded by the coding sequence ATGAAAAAATTTTTCAGCAGCGTCGTCTTTTTGCTGTGCGTTTTCCTGCTGTTTCCGGCTTTGGCGAGCGCCCAGTCCACCCTCGACAAGATAAAGGCCAAGGGAGTCATCGTCGCGGGGGTTCTGAACGATTCTCCTCCCTTCAGCTTTATTGACATCAACGGCGCGATAATCGGTCTCGACCCCTCCTACCTCACGGCGGTCGCGGCCAGGCTCGGAGTCTCCCTTCAGCTCGTGGCGGTAAATCCTTCGGACCGCCTCAAGGCGCTTCTCGAAGGCCAGGTCGACATCCTCGCCGGAAACCTCACCCGCGACCCGGTTCGCGGCCTCGCGATGGATTTTTCGAAGACCTACCTGATCACGGGGCAGGGGTTTCTGGGCAGAAAAGGCGAGGTGAAGGAATTAAAGGATATTTTCGGCAAGAAACTCGGCGTCGTGGTGGGAACTCCCTCGGAAACCTGCGCCAGAAACGTCTGCGTCAACGTGGACATAGTGCCCTTCGACAACTACGGTCAGGCGCTGGCGGCGCTGGTAAACAGGGAGATCGTTGCGATAAGCACCGATCAGGCGATACTGGCCGATCTGATGCAGGCCCTGCCCTCGGACGAATTCGAGATTTCCGACCTCCTGATATCCGAGCAGCATTACGTTTTCGGCGCGAGAAAGGGCGATACCGCCTTTCTTGACAGGATAAATTCGATTATCGACGAGCTGGACAAGAGCGGCGAGGCGGATTCAATCTGGAACAAGTGGTTCACGCAAATAGGCGACCGCCCTCCGGCCGCCTACGGGTCGATAGTCAGAAAGGCCGCCAAACCCCCGCGCTATCTCGCCGTCGGCCTCAGCGGCTCTTTCATTCCCAAAGCTGTCGTCGCCGTCTACAACCTCGACGGTGATTTCATCGGCAACGGACAGGTCTCGTCGGTAATCGGCGACCAAGTCTATCTCGACGTCGATACGCCGATATACCAGCTTGTCATGCCGGGTTTTCTGGTAACCCAGAATGTCTCCACCGAGGTCGCCAAGAAGCTCACCTCCCACAAGGAGGGGGCGCTGCAGGCGGTAAAGGAACAGTCCGAGAAGGACGCGGCGGAGATTCAGGCCCGTATCGAAAAGGAAGGCGACGAGAAGATTAAAAGGGATCAGGAGATGTCGATGGAGAGAGAACGGAACAGGATGCAGATAGAGCGCGAGAGAAGGCTGTACTTCATGCAGCTTCGGCTGCTTCGCAACATTCCGTCCTCCCGTTTCGGCGGTTCCGGCGAACTCCGTATTTTCAGGGGCGTTGAAGAGTAA
- a CDS encoding efflux RND transporter periplasmic adaptor subunit has product MNLCHCQKAVKYSGAVMTKKLFSGYRALAVVLLLAFALFALTGCSKKEGDKGTAPSAASPQSASPGAAKRPPVPVVVAKAQKADFPVSVNVVGTVEPLRSSQVRSQIGGLITEVRFREGDAVKSGQVLFQIDPRPIKGNIKQLEAELSRWEAQARSAESQLRALEAQAKTAESQVRTTEAQAKVAEAQSKTAEAQASLAGAQEKRYQTLMEKDFVTKEQFEQVKTGSTAAESSLTASKATIEATRSSAEASRSNAEALRAQVEAARASVESAKASGEATGAAIENAKIQLGYTTLTAPFSGLAGSISARAGDLVKANDASLVTLNQLNPILVRFAIPEGDLPDVMRYRKEGTLKVKAELPGRLGETREGKIVFVDNAVDRATGTIALKAEFENSDGALWPGQFTNLRLTLYTLGGAVLAPSPAIQTGQKGPYLYVVGADMTASLRPVRPGPSEGSLTVIEEGLAADETVVVDGQLRLTPGATVMIKPPVGATSETSKEAAK; this is encoded by the coding sequence ATGAATTTATGCCACTGCCAAAAGGCGGTTAAGTATTCAGGAGCAGTGATGACGAAAAAACTTTTCTCGGGTTACCGGGCTTTGGCGGTTGTGCTGCTGCTGGCCTTTGCACTCTTCGCATTAACCGGCTGTTCAAAAAAGGAGGGGGACAAGGGAACCGCTCCGTCCGCCGCGTCTCCCCAGTCCGCCTCTCCCGGCGCGGCAAAACGCCCGCCGGTCCCGGTTGTCGTCGCGAAGGCCCAAAAGGCCGATTTCCCGGTGTCGGTGAACGTGGTCGGCACCGTCGAGCCTCTGCGCTCCTCTCAGGTCCGCTCCCAGATCGGCGGTCTCATCACCGAGGTGCGCTTCAGGGAGGGCGACGCCGTCAAAAGCGGGCAGGTGCTCTTCCAGATCGACCCGAGGCCGATAAAAGGGAACATCAAGCAGCTCGAAGCCGAGCTTTCGCGCTGGGAAGCGCAGGCGAGGAGCGCCGAGTCGCAGCTTCGCGCCCTCGAAGCGCAGGCGAAGACCGCCGAGTCGCAGGTGCGCACCACCGAGGCTCAGGCAAAGGTCGCAGAGGCGCAGTCGAAGACCGCCGAAGCGCAGGCCAGCCTCGCCGGGGCGCAGGAAAAACGTTATCAGACCCTGATGGAGAAGGATTTCGTCACAAAGGAGCAGTTCGAGCAGGTAAAGACAGGCTCGACCGCCGCCGAATCCTCTCTTACCGCAAGCAAGGCGACCATTGAGGCAACCCGTTCCAGCGCGGAGGCTTCCCGCTCCAACGCCGAGGCGCTAAGGGCCCAGGTGGAGGCGGCGAGAGCTTCGGTCGAGTCGGCGAAAGCTTCGGGTGAGGCGACCGGAGCCGCTATCGAGAACGCGAAAATCCAGCTCGGCTACACAACCCTCACCGCGCCCTTTTCCGGCCTCGCCGGTTCTATTTCGGCGAGGGCAGGCGACCTCGTAAAGGCCAACGACGCGAGCCTCGTCACCCTGAACCAGCTAAACCCGATACTTGTCCGCTTCGCCATTCCCGAGGGTGACCTCCCGGACGTGATGCGCTACAGGAAGGAAGGGACGCTGAAAGTCAAGGCCGAGCTTCCCGGCCGCCTTGGCGAAACGCGCGAGGGCAAGATAGTCTTCGTGGACAACGCCGTTGACCGCGCCACCGGCACCATAGCGCTTAAGGCGGAGTTCGAGAATTCCGACGGGGCTCTCTGGCCGGGCCAGTTCACCAACCTTCGCCTCACTCTCTACACCCTCGGCGGCGCGGTGCTCGCGCCCTCCCCAGCGATTCAGACCGGGCAGAAGGGGCCGTACCTCTACGTCGTCGGCGCGGACATGACCGCATCCCTCCGTCCCGTCAGGCCGGGGCCCTCGGAAGGCTCTCTGACCGTGATCGAAGAGGGACTGGCCGCCGACGAGACCGTCGTCGTGGACGGGCAGCTAAGGCTCACTCCCGGCGCTACGGTTATGATCAAGCCGCCCGTGGGCGCTACGTCCGAAACCTCAAAGGAAGCCGCCAAGTGA
- a CDS encoding TolC family protein: MKMKRILPGFLAALVSVTLLGCVAGPERARDVSPSASQPWTPPAREAEAKGVKPAYEIPSELAQKKWGLKEVLEVSLANNPATRAAWHDAKAAAAREGIASSAELPKVTASAGLNYKETNDTGKDFVSKQTSLAPALTLSWLLLDFGSRDASEESARSALLAANWTQNKVIQDTVLQTSRAYYLYLSTKALLSARQKNLERAETILKAAEARHEAGVATKADVLSARTAVSQAKLALQTVEGQIATTRGGLASAMGLPANLPFDIEELPGNVPFESVAGNVDSLIEEALDRRPDLFAAREQAKAASAQVAKARGDGLPTLSLNASTGVTWYDVNESKKNTAVDRREDSYSVGLLLQYPLFTGYYDTYNVERAREEAKSAKERERGLAQQIIFQVYAGYYTLVTAGEKVKTSDDLLTSAQEAEEVALGRYQEGVGTIVDLLTAQAALFDARSQGVQTRWEWYTSLAQLAHDTGLLGLHGESNL, translated from the coding sequence ATGAAAATGAAAAGGATATTACCTGGATTTTTGGCGGCGCTCGTGTCCGTGACTCTGCTGGGCTGCGTAGCCGGACCCGAGAGGGCGAGGGACGTTTCCCCCTCGGCCTCCCAGCCGTGGACCCCTCCCGCAAGGGAGGCGGAAGCAAAGGGAGTAAAGCCAGCCTACGAGATACCCTCCGAACTCGCCCAAAAGAAGTGGGGGCTAAAAGAGGTTCTGGAGGTCTCTCTGGCGAACAACCCCGCCACCCGCGCGGCCTGGCACGACGCAAAAGCAGCCGCAGCCAGGGAAGGCATCGCAAGTTCAGCCGAATTGCCGAAGGTGACCGCCTCGGCGGGACTCAATTACAAGGAGACGAACGACACCGGCAAGGATTTCGTCTCGAAGCAGACCTCGCTCGCCCCTGCGCTCACGCTTTCCTGGCTCCTTCTGGATTTCGGTTCCCGCGATGCCTCCGAAGAGAGCGCCAGAAGCGCCCTTCTGGCCGCCAACTGGACGCAGAACAAGGTGATTCAGGACACGGTTCTCCAGACCTCCAGGGCCTACTACCTCTACCTTTCCACGAAGGCGCTCCTTTCGGCCAGGCAAAAGAACCTCGAGAGGGCCGAGACGATACTTAAGGCCGCCGAGGCCCGCCACGAAGCCGGAGTCGCCACGAAGGCCGACGTCCTTTCGGCGCGCACCGCGGTCTCCCAGGCGAAGCTCGCTCTCCAGACGGTGGAGGGGCAGATAGCCACCACGCGGGGCGGCCTCGCCTCGGCGATGGGGCTTCCGGCGAACCTCCCCTTCGACATCGAGGAGCTTCCGGGGAACGTTCCCTTTGAAAGCGTCGCCGGAAACGTAGATTCCCTCATCGAGGAGGCGCTCGACCGAAGGCCCGATCTCTTCGCGGCGAGGGAACAGGCGAAGGCCGCCTCGGCGCAGGTCGCCAAGGCGAGAGGGGATGGGCTTCCCACCCTTTCCCTGAACGCCTCCACCGGCGTCACCTGGTACGACGTGAACGAGAGCAAGAAAAACACGGCCGTGGACAGGCGCGAGGATTCCTACTCCGTCGGCCTTCTCCTTCAATACCCCCTTTTCACCGGCTATTACGACACCTACAACGTCGAGCGGGCGAGGGAGGAGGCAAAGAGCGCGAAGGAGAGGGAGAGGGGACTGGCGCAGCAGATTATCTTTCAGGTCTACGCGGGTTATTACACTCTCGTCACCGCCGGAGAGAAGGTAAAGACCTCCGACGACCTTCTAACCAGCGCGCAGGAGGCCGAAGAGGTCGCCCTCGGCCGCTATCAGGAGGGCGTAGGCACGATAGTCGATCTCCTCACGGCGCAGGCGGCCCTCTTTGACGCCCGCTCGCAGGGGGTGCAGACGAGGTGGGAGTGGTACACCTCTCTAGCCCAACTCGCGCACGACACGGGTCTTCTCGGCCTTCACGGCGAATCAAACCTGTAA
- a CDS encoding mechanosensitive ion channel — translation MDFMQSEFYGNPVSAYAIFLGFVAGAWAAARIARLIILKHVAKWVEKTESKWDDVIIDAVKGPAVWLVVVGGMTLAREGLVLSPKAILWTNRALTAGVVFTFFVAAYRLIRGGADLMAEEYVKKKTAEGADEAEIAATVRQVARIKRQVSEVAGMVIILLALLTTLSNLGVDLKAIWASLGIGGIALALAVKDPLANIVGRMYIYSTGIFDEGQAIEFEKWSGTVTKIGVFRTSMELSSDLAIVTIPNAEFITKAVKNNFGRTRFVYKWDLDLPYAVKADKIEELISRLKEHLLAKPEVIPGQTYVYLDRLDKQSKVVRVWFQVKLPDWPASAQYGSKVLGEIQRIFDSMDLDFAYPTYTVKIEGGVGEKAKAPVEESR, via the coding sequence ATGGATTTCATGCAAAGCGAATTTTACGGCAATCCCGTATCGGCCTACGCCATCTTCCTCGGGTTCGTGGCGGGGGCCTGGGCGGCGGCGCGCATCGCCCGCCTGATAATCCTCAAGCACGTTGCCAAATGGGTCGAGAAGACCGAATCGAAGTGGGACGACGTAATAATCGACGCTGTCAAAGGCCCCGCCGTATGGCTGGTCGTCGTCGGCGGCATGACGCTCGCGAGGGAGGGACTCGTCCTTTCGCCGAAAGCTATCCTGTGGACCAACCGGGCGCTGACGGCGGGCGTCGTTTTCACCTTCTTCGTCGCGGCTTACCGCCTGATCAGGGGCGGGGCCGACCTGATGGCCGAAGAGTACGTAAAAAAGAAAACGGCGGAGGGAGCCGACGAGGCCGAGATAGCCGCTACTGTCCGGCAGGTGGCGCGGATAAAGCGTCAGGTCAGCGAGGTCGCGGGGATGGTCATCATCCTTCTGGCCCTCCTCACCACCCTTTCAAACCTCGGCGTGGACCTGAAGGCGATCTGGGCCTCTCTCGGCATCGGCGGCATCGCCCTTGCCCTCGCCGTAAAGGACCCCCTCGCCAACATCGTAGGCAGAATGTACATCTACTCCACGGGAATCTTTGACGAGGGGCAGGCCATAGAGTTTGAAAAGTGGTCCGGAACTGTCACAAAGATAGGCGTCTTCCGCACCTCGATGGAGCTTTCCAGCGACCTCGCCATCGTGACGATCCCCAATGCCGAATTCATAACCAAGGCGGTGAAAAACAACTTCGGGCGAACGAGATTCGTCTACAAGTGGGATCTCGACCTCCCCTACGCGGTAAAAGCCGATAAGATAGAAGAGCTCATCTCCAGGTTAAAGGAGCACCTTCTGGCAAAGCCCGAGGTCATCCCCGGCCAGACTTACGTCTATCTCGACAGGCTGGACAAGCAGTCCAAGGTCGTTCGGGTCTGGTTTCAGGTGAAGTTGCCCGACTGGCCCGCCTCCGCACAGTACGGGAGCAAGGTTCTTGGGGAGATACAGCGCATCTTCGACTCGATGGACCTCGACTTCGCCTATCCCACCTATACCGTGAAGATAGAGGGCGGAGTAGGAGAGAAGGCGAAAGCGCCCGTCGAAGAAAGCCGCTGA
- a CDS encoding tetratricopeptide repeat protein, whose protein sequence is MRLSRQEAMRPKKVSCERKAGCRENEATSPTAKGSLPEWDWAALAFVFLAALTFAIYWKTFDFALINLDDAHYTTKNPLVNGGLSASAVWSAFTTVYDSFWIPVTWISYMADVSLWDAIPGGFHRTNVIFAALNAGLFFLFLRYSTGSAAKSFFAALLFTVHPLRTESVAWITERKDVLAVFFFLLTLLSWVRYTKTERKVWLAAAFGLALLGCMAKPVLIILPPVLLIIDFWPLKRFPEGKWRESRKAILKLAIEKWPFIALSIVFALLTLYTQQGAMPESRGGVNRLLFGAANLPRAYLFYLWRTFWPSGLFMQASMPLDPLATALAAAGYLFIAATSFLAVKYAEKVPEFAFGWFWYLAALLPNSGILPAGLQLFSDRFSYIPHMGVAVAFVWGADRLAARLNVHKTVRALTALVVAAPLFWSSFVWAGYWKDSLTLFTQVDKDSGGKSAMAKNGIGQAKQSVGLPREAALYYNRAFEIDPLYPDLAGRLIAAYLNSRDYDNALRVANLVLADSPGDEGASIYAAKAMSAKGDGLGATLKWIENYRRWPGNPEVLSALSRYPNGLAGALRFAGDELASRGRPAEAERYYAEARKYGY, encoded by the coding sequence ATGCGCTTAAGCCGGCAGGAAGCCATGCGACCAAAAAAAGTCAGTTGTGAAAGAAAGGCCGGATGCCGGGAAAACGAAGCCACCTCGCCGACCGCCAAGGGCAGCCTGCCGGAATGGGACTGGGCGGCGCTTGCCTTTGTTTTTCTCGCTGCGCTGACCTTTGCGATTTACTGGAAAACCTTCGACTTCGCTCTGATTAATCTCGACGACGCCCACTACACCACCAAAAACCCGCTGGTAAACGGCGGGCTCTCCGCCTCCGCAGTCTGGAGCGCCTTCACCACGGTCTACGACAGTTTCTGGATACCCGTTACCTGGATATCCTACATGGCCGACGTAAGCCTTTGGGACGCGATCCCCGGGGGTTTTCACCGGACCAACGTCATTTTCGCGGCCCTGAACGCCGGTCTTTTTTTTCTCTTTCTCCGGTACTCTACGGGTTCAGCCGCCAAAAGTTTTTTCGCAGCCCTTTTATTTACCGTTCATCCGCTGAGAACGGAGTCCGTGGCCTGGATAACGGAGAGGAAGGACGTGCTGGCTGTCTTCTTCTTCCTCCTCACCCTTCTTTCCTGGGTCCGCTACACCAAGACAGAGCGGAAGGTGTGGCTGGCGGCGGCTTTCGGGCTGGCTCTTTTGGGCTGCATGGCGAAGCCGGTGCTGATAATCCTCCCGCCCGTGCTCCTCATCATTGACTTCTGGCCCCTGAAACGCTTTCCTGAAGGAAAGTGGCGCGAAAGCAGGAAGGCGATTCTCAAACTCGCTATCGAGAAATGGCCCTTTATCGCGCTCTCCATCGTTTTCGCTCTCCTTACCCTCTACACCCAACAGGGGGCCATGCCCGAGTCGCGGGGCGGGGTGAATCGGCTGCTTTTCGGCGCGGCCAACCTGCCCAGGGCGTATCTTTTCTATCTCTGGCGGACTTTCTGGCCCTCGGGCCTCTTCATGCAGGCTTCCATGCCTCTCGATCCTCTGGCGACAGCTCTGGCGGCAGCGGGGTATCTCTTTATAGCCGCAACCTCCTTTTTAGCCGTAAAATATGCTGAAAAGGTTCCCGAATTCGCCTTCGGCTGGTTCTGGTATCTCGCCGCCCTTCTCCCAAACAGCGGGATACTGCCCGCCGGCCTTCAGCTTTTCTCCGACCGCTTCAGTTACATTCCTCATATGGGAGTAGCCGTAGCCTTCGTCTGGGGGGCGGACAGGCTCGCCGCGCGCCTGAACGTTCACAAAACCGTCAGGGCTTTGACTGCCCTTGTGGTAGCCGCACCGCTTTTCTGGTCTTCTTTCGTTTGGGCGGGATACTGGAAAGACTCCCTCACTCTCTTCACCCAGGTAGATAAAGACTCCGGCGGCAAAAGCGCCATGGCGAAGAACGGAATCGGCCAGGCTAAACAATCCGTGGGGCTCCCCCGGGAAGCAGCCCTCTACTATAATCGTGCCTTCGAAATCGACCCTCTTTACCCCGATCTCGCCGGACGCCTTATAGCGGCCTACCTGAACTCGCGGGATTACGACAACGCGCTTCGGGTGGCGAATCTGGTTCTTGCCGATTCTCCCGGTGACGAGGGTGCTTCCATCTACGCGGCGAAGGCCATGTCCGCCAAGGGCGACGGGCTTGGCGCCACGCTGAAATGGATTGAAAACTACCGCCGCTGGCCCGGCAACCCGGAGGTGCTCTCGGCCCTGTCGCGTTACCCGAACGGCCTTGCCGGAGCCCTTAGGTTCGCCGGAGACGAGCTGGCCTCGCGCGGACGGCCCGCCGAAGCCGAAAGGTACTATGCGGAAGCGCGAAAATACGGGTATTGA